The following coding sequences are from one Peromyscus eremicus chromosome X, PerEre_H2_v1, whole genome shotgun sequence window:
- the Uba1 gene encoding ubiquitin-like modifier-activating enzyme 1, with the protein MSSSPLSKKRRVSGPDPKPGSNCSPAQSVLSEVPSVPTNGMAKNGSEADIDEGLYSRQLYVLGHEAMKRLQTSSVLVSGLRGLGVEIAKNIILGGVKAVTLHDQGTTQWADLSSQFYLREEDIGKNRAEVSQPRLAELNSYVPVTAYTGPLVEDFLSGFQVVVLTNSPLEDQLRVGEFCHSHGIKLVVADTRGLFGQLFCDFGEEMVLTDSNGEQPLSAMVSMVTKDNPGVVTCLDEARHGFESGDFVSFSEVQGMIQLNGCQPIEIKVLGPYTFSICDTSNFSDYIRGGIVSQVKVPKKISFKSLPASLAEPDFVMTDFAKYSRPAQLHIGFQALHQFCAQHNRPPRPRNEEDATELVALAQAVNARSPPAVQQDSLDEDLIRKLAYVAAGDLAPINAFIGGLAAQEVMKACSGKFMPIMQWLYFDALECLPEDKEALTEDKCLPRQNRYDGQVAVFGSDLQEKLGKQKYFLVGAGAIGCELLKNFAMIGLGCGEGGEVVVTDMDTIEKSNLNRQFLFRPWDVTKLKSDTAAAAVRQMNPYIQVTSHQNRVGADTERIYDDDFFQNLDGVANALDNVDARMYMDRRCVYYRKPLLESGTLGTKGNVQVVIPFLTESYSSSQDPPEKSIPICTLKNFPNAIEHTLQWARDEFEGLFKQPAENVNQYLTDPKFVERTLRLAGTQPLEVLEAVQRSLVLQRPQTWGDCVAWACHHWHTQYCNNIRQLLHNFPPDQLTSSGAPFWSGPKRCPHPLTFDVNNTLHLDYVMAAANLFAQTYGLTGSQDRAAVASLLQSVQVPEFTPKSGVKIHVSDQELQSANASVDDSRLEELKATLPSPDKLPGFKMYPIDFEKDDDSNFHMDFIVAASNLRAENYDISPADRHKSKLIAGKIIPAIATTTAAVVGLVCLELYKVVQGHQQLDSYKNGFLNLALPFFGFSEPLAAPRHQYYNQEWTLWDRFEVQGLQPNGEEMTLKQFLDYFKTEHKLEITMLSQGVSMLYSFFMPAAKLKERLDQPMTEIVSRVSKRKLGRHVRALVLELCCNDESGEDVEVPYVRYTIR; encoded by the exons atgtcCAGCTCGCCGCTGTCCAAGAAACGTCGCGTGTCCGGGCCTGATCCAAAGCCGGGTTCTAACTGCTCCCCTGCCCAGTCTGTGCTGTCCGAAGTGCCCTCAGTGCCAACCAAC GGAATGGCGAAGAACGGCAGTGAAGCAGACATAGACGAGGGCCTTTACTCCCGGCAGCT GTATGTTTTGGGCCATGAGGCGATGAAGAGGCTCCAGACATCCAGCGTCCTTGTCTCAGGCTTGCGGGGCTTAGGTGTGGAAATCGCTAAGAACATCATCCTTGGTGGGGTCAAGGCTGTTACCCTACATGACCAAGGCACTACCCAGTGGGCTGATCTCTCCTCCCAG TTTTACCTTCGAGAGGAGGACATCGGTAAAAATCGGGCTGAGGTATCTCAGCCCCGACTTGCTGAACTCAACAGCTATGTGCCTGTCACTGCCTACACTGGGCCTCTTGTTGAGGACTTCCTTAGTGGCTTCCAG GTGGTGGTCCTTACCAACAGCCCCCTGGAAGACCAGCTGCGAGTGGGTGAGTTCTGTCATAGCCATGGCATCAAGCTAGTGGTGGCAGATACACGAGGCTTATTTGG GCAACTTTTCTGTGACTTTGGAGAGGAAATGGTTCTCACAGATTCCAATGGGGAGCAGCCACTCAGTGCTATGGTTTCAATGGTCACCAAG GACAATCCCGGTGTGGTTACCTGCCTTGACGAGGCCCGACATGGATTTGAGAGTGGTGACTTTGTCTCATTCTCAGAAGTACAGGGCATGATCCAGCTCAATGGATGTCAGCCCATAGAAATCAAAGTGCTGG GTCCTTATACCTTTAGTATCTGTGACACCTCCAACTTCTCTGACTACATCCGTGGAGGCATCGTCAGTCAGGTCAAAGTACCTAAAAAGATTAGCTTT AAATCCTTGCCAGCATCACTGGCAGAGCCTGACTTTGTGATGACTGACTTTGCAAAGTATTCTCGCCCTGCCCAACTGCACATTGGCTTCCAAGCTCTGCACCAATTCTGTGCTCAGCACAACCGACCACCTCGACCACGAAATGAG GAAGATGCAACAGAACTGGTGGCCCTAGCTCAGGCTGTGAATGCTCGGTCCCCACCTGCAGTGCAGCAGGACAGCTTGGATGAAGACCTTATACGGAAGCTAGCTTATGTTGCTGCTGGGGACCTGGCACCCATAAATGCTTTCATTGGGGGTCTTGCTGCCCAGGAAGTCATGAAG GCCTGCTCTGGGAAGTTTATGCCCATCATGCAATGGTTGTACTTTGATGCTCTTGAATGTCTGCCAGAGGACAAAGAGGCTCTTACAGAGGATAAGTGCCTCCCA CGTCAGAACCGTTATGATGGGCAGGTAGCTGTATTTGGCTCAGACCTTCAAGAGAAGCTGGGCAAGCAAAAGTACTTCCTG GTGGGTGCAGGGGCCATTGGCTGTGAATTGCTGAAGAACTTTGCCATGATTGGGCTAGGCTGTGGAGAAGGTGGAGAGGTCGTTGTCACAGACATGGACACCATTGAGAAATCAAATCTGAACCGACAGTTTCTTTTCCGACCCTGGGACGTCACG AAGTTAAAGTCTGACACAGCCGCTGCAGCTGTGCGCCAGATGAATCCTTACATCCAGGTGACAAGCCACCAGAACCGTGTAGGTGCTGACACGGAGCGCATCTATGATGATGATTTTTTCCAAAACTTGGATGGTGTGGCCAATGCCCTGGACAATGTAGATGCCC GCATGTACATGGATCGCCGCTGTGTGTACTATCGAAAGCCACTGCTGGAGTCTGGCACGCTGGGCACGAAGGGCAACGTACAGGTGGTGATCCCCTTCCTGACAGAATCATACAGCTCTAGCCAGGATCCACCAGAGAAATCTATCCCCATCTGCACCCTGAAAAACTTTCCCAATGCCATTGAACACACTCTGCAG TGGGCCCGGGATGAATTTGAAGGCCTTTTCAAGCAGCCAGCAGAAAATGTTAATCAGTACCTCAC AGACCCCAAGTTTGTGGAACGGACCTTGCGGCTGGCGGGTACCCAGCCATTGGAGGTGCTGGAGGCTGTGCAGCGCAGCCTGGTGCTGCAGCGACCACAGACTTGGGGTGACTGCGTGGCCTGGGCCTGCCACCACTGGCACACCCAGTACTGTAACAACATCCGACAACTGCTGCACAACTTTCCTCCAGACCAG ctCACCAGCTCAGGGGCCCCATTCTGGTCTGGACCCAAACGTTGTCCACATCCACTTACTTTTGATGTTAACAAT ACACTGCATCTGGATTATGTGATGGCTGCTGCCAACCTCTTTGCCCAGACCTATGGGTTGACTGGCTCTCAAGACCGAGCTGCCGTGGCCTCACTCCTGCAGTCAGTACAAGTTCCAGAGTTCACCCCCAAGTCTGGTGTCAAGATCCATGTTTCTGACCAGGAGTTGCAGAGCGCCAATGCCTCTGTTG ATGACAGCCGCCTTGAGGAGCTCAAAGCCACATTGCCCAGCCCAGACAAGTTACCGGGATTTAAGATGTATCCCATTGATTTTGAGAAG GATGATGACAGCAACTTCCACATGGATTTCATTGTGGCTGCATCCAATCTTCGGGCTGAAAACTATGATATTTCCCCTGCAGACCGGCACAAG AGCAAGCTGATAGCAGGGAAGATCATCCCAGCCATTGCCACCACCACAGCAGCTGTTGTTGGCCTTGTGTGTCTGGAGCTGTACAAGGTAGTTCAGGGGCACCAACAGCTTGACTCCTACAAAAATGGTTTCCTGAACTTGGCCCTgcccttctttgggttttctgAACCTCTTGCTGCACCTCGTCACCAG TACTATAATCAAGAATGGACATTGTGGGATCGCTTTGAAGTACAGGGGCTGCAGCCTAATGGTGAGGAGATGACCCTCAAACAGTTCCTTGATTACTTTAAG ACAGAGCACAAATTAGAGATCACCATGCTGTCCCAGGGTGTGTCCATGCTCTATTCTTTCTTCATGCCAGCTGCTAAGCTCAAGGAACGGTTGGATCAGCC GATGACAGAGATTGTGAGCCGTGTGTCAAAGAGAAAGCTGGGCCGCCATGTGCGGGCACTGGTGCTTGAGTTGTGCTGCAACGACGAAAGTGGCGAGGACGTCGAGGTCCCCTATGTACGATATACTATTCGTTGA